A genomic window from Desulfovibrio gilichinskyi includes:
- a CDS encoding M24 family metallopeptidase yields MTISAATYEKRRENVRKRLNDRGLPPLLVNFAANRYYLSGFELHDPQCNETAGWIIICPDGKDFLLTDPRYLDAALRIWNEENVFIYSGNKFDALKDFFKANSISDLGYDPKSINLFEYEKLNDLCKLKAVSGLVEDLRLIKDEEEIRLMEESCALNHKVYELIQPKLQEGRTEAEIAWEIEQLFRNNGASGLSFSTIVGVGPNAALPHAIPGETKLREGELILIDMGCRLGDYCSDQTRTFFIGDKPSERFLTVLSQVQEAQQAAIDILRPGLPIQHAYHTAKAVFEKYGVEKYFTHSLGHGVGLETHEQPSLSPIAKGELKPGMVITIEPGLYYADWGGIRWEHMVLITEDSHKVF; encoded by the coding sequence ATGACCATATCTGCCGCCACTTATGAAAAAAGGCGGGAAAATGTTCGCAAACGTCTTAATGATCGCGGACTTCCTCCTTTATTGGTAAATTTTGCTGCAAACCGTTATTATCTCAGTGGATTTGAACTTCATGATCCTCAGTGCAATGAAACAGCAGGATGGATCATAATATGCCCTGACGGGAAAGATTTTCTTTTGACTGACCCCAGATACTTAGACGCAGCTCTTAGAATCTGGAACGAAGAAAATGTTTTTATTTATTCCGGAAACAAATTTGATGCACTTAAAGATTTTTTTAAAGCAAATTCTATTTCCGATCTGGGCTATGACCCCAAATCTATTAATCTCTTCGAATATGAAAAGCTAAATGATCTTTGTAAGCTTAAAGCTGTTTCAGGACTTGTCGAAGATTTGCGCCTGATTAAAGATGAAGAAGAAATCAGATTGATGGAAGAATCGTGTGCTCTTAATCATAAAGTATACGAACTCATCCAGCCGAAGCTTCAAGAAGGGCGTACTGAAGCAGAAATAGCCTGGGAAATTGAGCAGCTTTTCAGAAACAACGGCGCTTCGGGACTGTCTTTCTCCACCATTGTCGGAGTAGGCCCGAATGCAGCTCTCCCCCACGCAATTCCCGGTGAGACAAAATTGCGCGAAGGAGAACTTATTCTCATTGATATGGGCTGCCGACTCGGTGACTACTGTTCCGACCAGACCAGAACTTTTTTTATAGGCGATAAGCCTTCTGAAAGATTTCTGACTGTGCTTAGTCAGGTGCAGGAAGCGCAACAGGCCGCAATTGATATTCTGCGACCGGGCCTTCCTATTCAGCATGCGTACCACACAGCAAAAGCTGTTTTTGAAAAATACGGCGTTGAAAAATATTTCACACACTCTCTCGGACATGGTGTAGGACTTGAAACACATGAGCAGCCGAGCTTAAGTCCCATCGCAAAAGGCGAACTTAAACCCGGTATGGTCATTACCATCGAACCCGGACTCTACTACGCCGATTGGGGCGGTATCCGCTGGGAACACATGGTTCTGATCACAGAAGACAGTCACAAAGTTTTCTAA
- a CDS encoding protoporphyrinogen/coproporphyrinogen oxidase, with the protein MKIKYAIIGAGPTGLGAARRLNELGEKSFIVLEKNSYAGGLASSFTDEKGFTWDIGGHVVFSHYEYYDNLLVEILVDEYLEHQRESWVKSGKVWVPYPFQNNIRYLPNQKKWECVRGLLPGERSEEEPANFFEWIINTFGKGIADHFMLPYNFKVWATYPEMMSFSWIGERVSVIDLKTVIKNILLERDQLSWGPNNTFRFPLKGGTGSIYRNLAETLSNHILYNTSVVSVDQKNKIITDSLGNTFEYEFLLSTAPLDILVTKWLEKSPETLINAADMLKHNGVIVVGIGISTSKKDSRCWMYFPDDNSPFYRVTNFHNYSPNNTPVPGQGRALMCEVSYSEHKFVDQNKVVDDVEEGLVTTAMIDDEDRKNIISRWSINVNYGYPIPCLQRDEALKILQPALESMDIYSRGRFGGWKYEVSNMDHSVMQGVEWAERMITGQPETTYRIS; encoded by the coding sequence GTGAAGATCAAATATGCCATAATCGGCGCGGGTCCAACGGGCCTTGGCGCAGCTAGAAGACTGAACGAACTTGGTGAAAAATCATTCATTGTACTGGAAAAAAATTCCTATGCGGGTGGGCTTGCTTCCAGTTTTACCGATGAAAAAGGTTTCACATGGGATATCGGCGGGCATGTAGTTTTCTCACATTATGAATATTATGATAATCTTTTAGTGGAAATCCTCGTAGATGAATATTTGGAACATCAACGTGAGTCTTGGGTAAAATCCGGCAAAGTATGGGTTCCTTATCCTTTTCAAAATAATATTAGATACTTACCTAACCAAAAAAAATGGGAATGCGTTCGCGGACTTCTCCCCGGAGAGCGGTCAGAAGAAGAGCCTGCCAACTTTTTTGAATGGATTATCAACACCTTCGGCAAAGGCATCGCCGACCATTTTATGCTGCCTTATAATTTTAAAGTATGGGCAACCTACCCGGAAATGATGTCATTTTCATGGATAGGTGAAAGAGTGAGCGTTATTGACCTTAAAACCGTCATAAAAAATATCCTTCTGGAGCGCGACCAGCTTTCATGGGGGCCGAACAACACATTCAGATTCCCTTTAAAAGGCGGAACAGGATCTATATATCGTAACCTTGCTGAAACTCTCAGTAATCATATTTTATATAACACAAGCGTTGTTTCTGTTGATCAAAAGAATAAAATCATCACGGATTCATTGGGTAATACATTTGAATATGAATTTCTGTTAAGCACAGCTCCTCTAGATATTTTAGTTACGAAATGGCTCGAAAAGTCACCTGAAACACTTATAAACGCCGCAGACATGCTGAAACATAACGGCGTAATAGTTGTCGGTATCGGCATATCAACTTCTAAAAAAGATTCCCGCTGCTGGATGTATTTTCCTGATGACAACAGTCCTTTTTACCGTGTTACAAATTTTCACAACTATTCACCGAACAACACGCCTGTTCCCGGACAGGGACGTGCTTTAATGTGCGAAGTTTCCTATTCTGAACATAAATTTGTTGATCAGAATAAGGTAGTTGATGACGTAGAAGAAGGTCTCGTCACGACTGCTATGATCGATGACGAGGACAGAAAAAATATTATTTCCAGATGGTCAATAAATGTGAATTACGGCTATCCCATACCTTGCCTGCAACGCGATGAAGCGTTAAAGATTCTACAGCCTGCACTTGAATCCATGGATATTTACTCCCGCGGCCGCTTCGGAGGCTGGAAATACGAAGTTTCAAACATGGATCACTCAGTGATGCAGGGCGTAGAATGGGCTGAGAGAATGATTACCGGACAGCCCGAAACCACTTACAGGATAAGTTAA
- a CDS encoding PstS family phosphate ABC transporter substrate-binding protein: MKSRIIALVAIMVMAFTGSAFAGSLQVKGSTTVLPLMQKCAETFMAANPSVSISISGGGSSNGAKALIDGTTDIAMMSRDMKAAEIQTATDNGRKPEQFIVALDCIVPVVNPANSVSALTIAQLKDIYTGKVSNWKELGGADEPIVVISRDTSSGTYDCWKDKIMHSGGDKSRVFPGALLQASNGAVAQAVSKNKKAIGYVGLAYLNKELKGVSVNGVEPSVKTAKDKTYPIARGLNLYTPGTPSGEAKALIDYMMSPAGQKQAAEVGFIPVTK, encoded by the coding sequence ATGAAATCTAGAATTATCGCCTTAGTTGCAATCATGGTTATGGCGTTTACAGGATCTGCTTTTGCAGGATCTCTTCAGGTTAAAGGATCTACTACTGTTCTTCCTTTAATGCAGAAATGTGCAGAAACATTTATGGCTGCAAATCCCAGCGTCTCCATCTCCATTTCCGGTGGCGGATCAAGTAACGGTGCAAAAGCTCTTATCGACGGAACAACTGATATCGCAATGATGTCCCGTGACATGAAAGCTGCTGAAATTCAGACCGCTACCGACAACGGTCGTAAACCTGAACAGTTTATTGTTGCTCTTGACTGCATCGTTCCTGTTGTAAACCCTGCTAACTCAGTATCTGCTCTTACTATCGCACAACTCAAAGATATTTACACAGGTAAAGTATCTAACTGGAAAGAACTAGGCGGAGCTGATGAACCTATTGTTGTAATTTCCCGTGACACTTCTTCCGGTACCTATGATTGCTGGAAAGATAAAATCATGCACTCCGGTGGCGATAAAAGCCGTGTATTCCCAGGTGCTCTTCTTCAGGCTTCAAACGGAGCTGTTGCACAGGCTGTTTCTAAAAACAAAAAAGCAATCGGATACGTAGGTCTCGCTTATCTTAATAAAGAACTCAAAGGTGTTTCTGTAAACGGTGTTGAGCCTTCTGTTAAAACCGCAAAAGATAAAACTTATCCAATCGCTCGCGGTCTCAATCTTTACACTCCCGGTACTCCTTCCGGTGAAGCTAAGGCTCTTATCGATTACATGATGAGCCCTGCCGGTCAGAAACAGGCTGCTGAAGTCGGATTCATTCCAGTAACCAAATAG
- the pstC gene encoding phosphate ABC transporter permease subunit PstC, with protein MHSFFLVTAFTSILVLFLIMMFLFIEGLPTFNFVSVKDFIFGFEWYPTDDPAAFGIWPLIVGSGAVTLLSSMIAIPLGVMTAIYLAEIAPAKIRNIVKPAVEMLAALPSVVIGFFGMVVVAPFLQSFFDISVGLNLFNASVMLAFMAVPTITSLSEDALYSVPPELKEASLALGATHWQSIYKVMVPASLSGISTGIILGMARSIGETMVVLMVAGGAGMLPHSIFDPVRPMPASIAAEMGEAPFHSEHYHALFAIGMVLFLFTMVFNLIADYVAHKYKQVGSATL; from the coding sequence ATCCATTCATTTTTCCTTGTCACAGCATTCACATCAATATTGGTCCTGTTTTTAATTATGATGTTCTTATTTATAGAAGGGCTTCCTACTTTTAACTTCGTTTCTGTGAAAGACTTCATTTTCGGATTTGAATGGTATCCGACAGACGACCCTGCTGCATTTGGAATCTGGCCGCTTATTGTGGGCTCAGGAGCGGTCACACTGCTGTCTTCAATGATTGCAATACCGCTGGGTGTAATGACTGCTATTTATCTTGCTGAGATTGCTCCTGCAAAGATTCGCAACATTGTTAAGCCTGCTGTTGAGATGCTCGCAGCTCTTCCCTCTGTTGTAATCGGTTTCTTCGGAATGGTTGTCGTCGCTCCTTTTTTACAGTCTTTCTTTGATATTTCTGTAGGTCTGAACCTTTTCAATGCCTCCGTAATGCTGGCTTTTATGGCTGTGCCGACGATCACAAGTCTTTCTGAGGATGCGCTTTATTCAGTTCCACCGGAACTTAAAGAAGCTTCTCTTGCTCTGGGAGCTACGCATTGGCAGAGCATTTATAAGGTAATGGTTCCTGCTTCCTTGTCCGGTATTTCTACAGGAATTATTTTGGGGATGGCCCGTTCAATCGGCGAAACTATGGTTGTCCTGATGGTTGCAGGCGGAGCCGGAATGTTACCGCATTCAATCTTTGATCCTGTACGGCCAATGCCTGCATCCATTGCCGCTGAAATGGGCGAAGCTCCTTTCCATAGTGAACATTACCACGCACTTTTTGCTATAGGCATGGTGTTGTTCTTATTCACAATGGTTTTCAACTTAATTGCCGACTATGTGGCTCACAAATACAAGCAAGTCGGTTCAGCCACTCTTTAG
- the pstA gene encoding phosphate ABC transporter permease PstA, which translates to MNNSAETLEQVDSMFSNESVAGENMLKPGHGNYSLREKVQKFVFLLFKGAAAINGLALLIICGFVLYYGLPAMSWEFLTESPRNSMTEGGIFPCIVGTIILSYGALMIALPWGIATAIYLNEYATSAKLVRVLRLGINNLAGVPSVVFGLFGLSLFVTVMGMGVSILAGVCTLGALALPLVIGASEEALRSVPQTYREASLGLGATKWQTIYRVVLPAALPGMLTGAILTLSRAAGETAAIMFTAAVFFTPEMPKTIFDDVMALPYHIYVLATAGTEIEKTRHIQYGTSLVLIALVLGMNLLAIYIRAKMQKKLSR; encoded by the coding sequence ATGAATAATTCCGCTGAAACTTTAGAGCAGGTCGATTCAATGTTCAGTAATGAGTCTGTAGCAGGTGAAAATATGCTTAAACCCGGTCACGGTAATTACTCTCTGCGAGAAAAAGTACAGAAGTTTGTTTTCTTGCTGTTTAAAGGAGCCGCTGCAATTAACGGGCTGGCTTTGCTTATTATATGCGGCTTTGTTTTATATTACGGGTTACCGGCTATGAGCTGGGAGTTTTTGACTGAAAGTCCGCGAAATTCCATGACTGAAGGTGGGATATTTCCATGTATCGTAGGTACAATTATTCTCAGCTACGGTGCGTTGATGATTGCTCTGCCATGGGGAATTGCAACTGCAATTTATCTGAATGAATATGCAACCTCAGCAAAACTGGTGCGTGTTCTCAGACTCGGAATCAACAACCTTGCCGGAGTTCCTTCAGTTGTCTTCGGGCTTTTCGGACTGTCACTTTTTGTAACAGTGATGGGAATGGGCGTAAGTATTCTGGCTGGAGTATGTACACTCGGAGCGTTGGCTCTTCCGCTTGTCATCGGTGCTTCAGAGGAAGCTCTCCGTTCTGTTCCGCAAACTTACAGAGAGGCCTCACTCGGGCTTGGCGCGACTAAATGGCAGACCATCTACAGGGTTGTTCTTCCAGCTGCTTTGCCCGGAATGCTCACAGGAGCAATATTGACTCTTTCACGCGCGGCCGGGGAAACTGCAGCTATCATGTTTACAGCGGCAGTCTTTTTTACGCCTGAAATGCCTAAGACCATTTTTGACGACGTAATGGCCCTGCCTTATCATATATATGTACTGGCTACCGCTGGAACAGAAATCGAGAAGACAAGACATATCCAGTACGGTACATCGCTTGTTCTTATTGCCTTAGTTCTCGGTATGAATCTTCTGGCTATTTATATCAGAGCTAAAATGCAGAAAAAACTTTCCAGATAA
- a CDS encoding TIGR01212 family radical SAM protein (This family includes YhcC from E. coli K-12, an uncharacterized radical SAM protein.), with protein sequence MHRFYGLAARLRQNFGKRVQKVPLDFGFSCPNRDGKISSEGCIFCNPLGSGSGMHSQSSTISEQWNFWTKKFTRLYHAKLFLAYLQSYSNTYGTLEQIKNSFDQLHDLPGLIGICIGTRPDCLDAEKLKLIKNLNLKETWIELGLQSSNENTLKLINRGHDAKCFADAVLLADSYGIEVCAHVIAGLPGETEKDFLASVEFINDLPISGIKFHNLYISRNTPLQKMFERGEFTPFSMEDYIGMLEKAVSILRPDIVIHRLNADPTPGELIAPDWIEHKRNVQNAIDMMFENNDLWQGCARDDGPAAPPEWFGPDHLPPGRKKKI encoded by the coding sequence ATGCATCGGTTTTACGGACTGGCTGCACGCTTAAGGCAAAACTTCGGAAAACGTGTTCAAAAAGTACCATTGGATTTCGGGTTTTCATGCCCCAACCGTGATGGTAAAATTTCCTCAGAAGGATGCATTTTCTGTAACCCTTTGGGATCAGGTTCAGGCATGCATTCACAGTCATCCACCATTTCAGAACAGTGGAATTTCTGGACAAAAAAATTTACAAGGCTTTATCATGCAAAATTATTTTTGGCCTACCTGCAATCCTATTCCAACACTTATGGAACCTTAGAACAAATCAAAAATTCTTTTGACCAGCTCCATGATCTTCCGGGCCTTATAGGCATATGCATCGGCACCAGACCAGACTGCCTTGATGCTGAAAAGCTTAAATTAATAAAAAATCTTAATCTGAAAGAAACTTGGATTGAGCTGGGACTTCAAAGTTCAAATGAAAACACATTAAAGTTGATCAACAGAGGGCATGATGCGAAATGTTTTGCCGACGCAGTGCTGCTTGCTGATTCATATGGAATAGAAGTCTGCGCACACGTTATCGCAGGTTTGCCCGGAGAAACGGAGAAAGATTTCCTCGCCTCGGTGGAATTTATAAATGATCTGCCTATTTCAGGTATTAAATTCCACAACTTATATATAAGCCGCAACACTCCGTTGCAAAAAATGTTTGAGCGTGGCGAATTTACGCCTTTTTCCATGGAAGATTACATCGGGATGCTTGAAAAAGCTGTTTCGATTTTGCGCCCTGACATTGTAATCCACAGACTTAATGCCGACCCGACGCCGGGGGAACTGATTGCTCCGGACTGGATTGAGCACAAAAGAAATGTTCAAAATGCTATTGATATGATGTTCGAAAATAATGATCTCTGGCAGGGGTGTGCAAGAGACGACGGCCCGGCGGCTCCGCCTGAATGGTTTGGTCCTGACCATCTTCCCCCCGGCAGGAAAAAGAAAATATAA
- a CDS encoding rod shape-determining protein, giving the protein MASIFDKILGSFSNDLAIDLGTANTLVYVKGKGVMLSEPSVVAVKRDANGVSKVLAVGIEAKRMLGRTPGNIVAIRPMKDGVIADFEVTEAMLRHFISKVHNSRRLVRPRIMICVPTGITQVEKRAVKESAQSAGAREVYLIEEPMAAAIGANLPITEPTSNMVVDIGGGTSEIAVISLSGIVYARSVRVGGDKMDESIMQHVKRKYSMLIGESTAERIKIKIGSAFPLEEEIEMEVKGRDLVTGIPQNILITSAEIRKAISEQVDSIVQGVRVALEQTPPELAADIVDRGIVLTGGGALLKGLDQLLSRETHLPITVVDNPLNAVVIGSGKALEHLDIYKEVTID; this is encoded by the coding sequence ATGGCATCTATATTTGACAAGATACTCGGCTCGTTTTCCAATGACCTTGCAATTGACCTGGGTACAGCAAATACCTTGGTCTATGTTAAGGGTAAAGGCGTAATGCTCAGTGAACCTTCGGTTGTAGCTGTGAAGCGCGATGCTAATGGCGTAAGTAAAGTTCTCGCCGTAGGGATTGAAGCCAAGAGAATGCTTGGTAGAACTCCCGGAAATATAGTCGCGATCAGACCTATGAAAGACGGCGTTATCGCCGACTTTGAAGTAACTGAAGCTATGTTGCGTCATTTCATTTCAAAAGTCCACAATAGCCGCAGGCTGGTAAGACCCAGAATCATGATCTGTGTTCCTACCGGCATAACTCAGGTTGAAAAGAGGGCAGTTAAAGAGTCTGCACAGAGCGCAGGAGCCCGTGAGGTTTATCTTATTGAAGAACCTATGGCTGCCGCAATCGGCGCAAATCTCCCCATCACCGAGCCTACCTCTAATATGGTAGTTGACATCGGCGGCGGCACCTCTGAAATAGCTGTGATCTCTTTGTCCGGTATTGTATACGCGCGCTCAGTAAGAGTCGGCGGAGACAAGATGGATGAATCGATCATGCAACATGTAAAACGTAAGTATTCCATGCTGATAGGTGAAAGCACCGCAGAACGGATCAAAATAAAAATCGGTTCCGCATTTCCTCTTGAAGAAGAGATTGAAATGGAAGTCAAAGGTCGTGACCTTGTGACAGGAATACCTCAGAATATTTTGATTACTTCCGCTGAAATCAGAAAAGCTATCTCTGAACAGGTCGACAGTATTGTGCAGGGTGTTCGTGTTGCTTTGGAACAGACTCCTCCTGAACTTGCTGCTGACATTGTCGATAGAGGTATAGTTCTGACTGGCGGCGGGGCTTTGCTTAAGGGCTTAGACCAGTTGCTCAGCCGGGAAACTCACCTTCCTATCACTGTTGTCGATAACCCGCTTAATGCTGTTGTTATCGGATCAGGAAAAGCTCTTGAACATCTGGATATTTATAAAGAAGTTACAATAGATTAG
- the mreC gene encoding rod shape-determining protein MreC produces MKLKRTAIAIIVGLFIYLSLYSWNLRSGQLDRLADYSGLEFVKWSLWPGEWVFDKSTDFWDKYIYLVGLKEQNDLLSSQNDLMRLEIMTLREKADQAARLQTLLLFSPEDGWYVDGARVIAHRMGPSAALDTIILSKGSASGVTADTPVLTPLGVVGRVVQPGFSSSKALLITDLNSRISVRGQLHRTTGLLVGNGAGEPLDAKYMKLNAPVSEGEILETSGLAGLYPPGLPVAKVISVERSDISLFLKIEAVPLVNMEDMEEVLLLHKKITGNSTSPEGS; encoded by the coding sequence TTGAAGCTCAAGCGTACCGCTATAGCCATAATTGTGGGCTTATTTATTTACCTCAGCCTTTATTCGTGGAATCTGCGATCAGGGCAGCTTGATCGATTGGCGGATTATTCAGGGCTCGAATTTGTTAAGTGGTCACTGTGGCCAGGCGAATGGGTTTTCGATAAATCCACAGATTTCTGGGATAAGTATATTTATCTTGTCGGATTAAAAGAACAAAATGATCTGCTCAGCTCCCAAAATGATTTAATGCGTCTCGAAATTATGACGCTCCGGGAAAAAGCCGACCAGGCTGCCAGGTTGCAAACTTTACTTTTGTTTTCACCTGAAGACGGCTGGTACGTGGACGGAGCGCGGGTTATTGCCCACAGGATGGGCCCTTCTGCCGCTTTGGATACTATCATACTGAGCAAAGGCTCTGCGTCAGGCGTCACGGCAGATACTCCTGTGCTGACACCTCTGGGTGTTGTCGGGAGAGTCGTACAACCTGGTTTTTCTTCTTCAAAAGCACTGCTTATTACTGACCTCAACAGTAGAATTTCCGTCAGAGGGCAACTTCACAGAACCACCGGATTATTAGTCGGAAACGGTGCCGGTGAGCCTTTGGATGCCAAATATATGAAGCTTAACGCGCCTGTTTCTGAAGGTGAAATTCTTGAGACTTCAGGGCTTGCAGGGCTTTATCCTCCAGGGCTTCCTGTTGCAAAAGTTATCTCCGTTGAACGGTCAGATATTTCTTTATTCCTAAAGATTGAAGCTGTTCCGTTAGTTAATATGGAGGACATGGAAGAAGTCCTTTTGCTCCATAAAAAGATTACGGGTAACTCAACTTCACCGGAAGGGAGCTAA
- the mrdA gene encoding penicillin-binding protein 2: protein MSSLYESKSQQPPKTGLLLLQGLILLLFCVFALRFWFLQIHKGAYFAEQAKNNQLRQDRLYAPRGLIRDRNGKLLALNEPAYALGIVREDCKDLDGTLKTVSEWTGENLSDIKEIFKKSRKRVKPFEPLILAPNLTFKQVAMIEANALHWPGLEVVVRPRRRYLQGPLLSHVLGYVSECGEGELEADSDLAVGDFVGKQGLEDILEKRFRGVKGRRQCEVDATGRRLKERILNPPVAGEDIDLSIDLGLQELGGKLLEGKAGAVVVMNPDNGQILAFVSAPSYDNNSFTSGLSKKEWAELSNDPMHPLQNRVIQSVYPPGSVFKLVVAACGLHNNMINPSETFYCPGYVKLGKYTFRCWKRGGHGEVNLKDALVESCDVYFYKLGMKLGVDRISDFAKKAGFGNTTGISLPHEKSGLVPTREWKRKRFGDIWHPGENLNLAIGQGYTLTSPLQVARFIASLINGGKLLRPQLLAGEPAEEQGQLPILKSQLDLIKEAMVETVDGPHGTARRLRKQGVIVGAKTGTAQVVKLTDEIKKMKDKDIPYKYRDHAWMASFAERGDQRYVVVCMIEHGLHGGSGAGPIVGAIYDYLFDKKPDGKGAVK, encoded by the coding sequence ATGAGCTCTCTGTATGAATCAAAATCTCAGCAGCCGCCGAAGACCGGCTTGCTGTTACTGCAGGGGTTGATACTCCTGCTTTTTTGTGTTTTTGCGCTTAGATTTTGGTTTTTGCAGATTCACAAAGGGGCCTATTTCGCAGAACAGGCGAAGAACAATCAGCTCAGACAGGATAGACTGTATGCCCCGCGTGGGCTGATCCGTGACCGCAATGGAAAGCTTTTGGCCTTGAATGAACCTGCGTATGCTTTGGGCATTGTACGTGAAGACTGTAAAGACCTTGATGGAACGCTGAAAACTGTTTCTGAATGGACCGGTGAAAATCTTTCTGACATCAAAGAAATATTTAAAAAATCACGTAAACGCGTAAAGCCGTTTGAACCGCTTATTCTAGCTCCGAATCTCACTTTTAAACAAGTCGCCATGATTGAGGCAAATGCATTGCATTGGCCCGGTCTTGAAGTTGTCGTACGCCCGCGAAGGCGTTATTTGCAAGGTCCTCTTTTGTCGCATGTCCTTGGATATGTTTCAGAATGCGGTGAAGGTGAACTGGAAGCAGACAGTGATCTTGCCGTAGGCGATTTTGTCGGGAAACAAGGGCTTGAAGATATCCTTGAAAAACGGTTCAGAGGAGTTAAAGGGCGCAGGCAGTGCGAGGTCGACGCTACAGGCAGGCGGCTCAAAGAACGGATTCTGAACCCTCCTGTGGCAGGTGAGGATATTGATCTTTCGATTGATCTCGGTCTTCAGGAGCTTGGTGGAAAACTCCTTGAAGGAAAGGCCGGAGCCGTTGTGGTCATGAATCCTGACAACGGCCAGATATTGGCTTTCGTGAGTGCTCCTTCGTATGACAATAATTCTTTTACTTCAGGACTCAGCAAAAAAGAATGGGCTGAGCTGAGCAATGACCCCATGCATCCGTTGCAGAATCGCGTTATTCAAAGTGTTTATCCGCCAGGTTCTGTCTTCAAACTTGTCGTTGCCGCATGCGGTCTTCACAATAATATGATCAATCCAAGTGAGACTTTTTATTGCCCGGGCTATGTTAAACTGGGTAAATATACTTTCCGCTGCTGGAAAAGAGGTGGTCATGGTGAAGTTAATCTTAAGGACGCACTGGTCGAATCATGTGATGTTTATTTTTATAAACTCGGCATGAAACTCGGTGTTGACCGGATCAGTGATTTTGCAAAAAAAGCCGGTTTTGGAAATACAACAGGTATCTCACTTCCTCATGAAAAGTCAGGACTGGTCCCGACCCGCGAATGGAAGAGAAAGCGGTTCGGTGATATCTGGCATCCCGGCGAAAATCTTAACTTGGCAATCGGACAGGGGTATACACTTACTTCACCATTACAAGTTGCCAGATTTATTGCTTCTCTTATAAACGGTGGCAAACTTCTTCGCCCACAGCTTCTAGCCGGAGAACCAGCGGAAGAGCAAGGGCAGCTGCCGATATTAAAAAGTCAGCTGGACCTTATAAAAGAGGCTATGGTTGAAACCGTTGACGGGCCGCACGGAACAGCAAGAAGACTTAGAAAGCAGGGCGTTATTGTTGGTGCCAAGACTGGAACTGCGCAGGTTGTCAAACTTACCGACGAGATTAAAAAAATGAAGGATAAAGATATCCCTTACAAATATAGAGATCATGCATGGATGGCCAGTTTTGCTGAAAGAGGCGACCAGCGTTATGTTGTAGTCTGCATGATTGAACATGGACTGCATGGCGGTTCAGGAGCAGGTCCGATTGTTGGTGCTATATACGATTACCTTTTTGATAAAAAGCCTGATGGCAAAGGAGCGGTAAAATAA